GACCGGCACGCGCGTCTCGGCCGATTGCGCGCGCGCATAGGCCAGGAAGTTGCCATTGATCCATGCGAACGACCGCTGCAGCCGCTGCAGCAGGTCGCTCAATGCCGCGCGCCGCAGCGCGTCGTCCAGCGCGCGCGGGTTGGCGTAGATGGGAAAGTTGCCCGACAGATAGCCCACGCCGGTCTTGATGGTGCGCGCGCCGTACTGCGTGCGCGCAAGCTGGCCGTTGTAGCCATAGATGGCCCAGGCATCGAGGTCGCCGCGCGCAAAGGCAGAAAGACCGTCCGACGGCGTGAGGCTCACGGCCTGGATGTCGCTGAACGAGAGCCCCGCCTCGGCCAGTTGCCGGGCCAGGTAGTAGTGCGAGGTGGTGGCGCGCACATAGCCCACGCGCTTGCCCTTGAAGTCGGCAATGCTGCGGATCGGCGAATCCTTGCGTGCCAGCGTGGCCTGGTTGTTCAGGTCTTCATGCGTCACCGCCACCAGCTTCACGCTCGATTTCTGGCGCGCCGCGAAGACCGGCGGAATTTCGCTGCCCGAGCCCAGGTCGAGCGCATCGCCGTTGATGGCCTCGATGTGCAGCACGCCGTTGTTGAGCTCGCGCCAGTCGATCCTGTAGGGCGTGTTGGCCTGGCCCGATGCCTGCAGCAGCGGCCGCCAGAGCCCCTTGTAGGTGCCCACGCGCAAGGTCACGCCCGCGAGGTCGCGCGCCGGCGCCGCGGCCTGCGCCCCGGCTGTCGCGACCACCGTGCCCCAGGCCGCGGCGGCCTGGAGCAGTCGCCGCCGGTCCATCGATAAATCAGTTTTCATGGCCCGGACGGTACCGAGGCGGGCACCGAAAGCGAACGCAGAAAAACGAGTTTGCATATGCGGGATGCGTCGTTTTCGTGGCGCCCGGCCGCCGCTAACGTGCCGGACCATGAGTGCACTCCCCTTGCGCCGCCCGCCGGCCACGAAAGAACATCCCGCCCCTGCCGCCGTCGATGCCGTCGACGTAGCCCTGCTCGCGCGGCTGTCGGCGCAGTTCGCCGCCACCGCGGCCGACCACGACCGCAGCGCCGCCTTTCCGCGGCCGAACTTCGAGGCGCTGCAATCGCACGGCCTCGTCGGCCTGGTGGCACCCGCGGCGTACGGCGGCCAGGGCGCCACGCTGGCCACGGCGCGGCGCGTGATCGCGGCGGTGGCACGCGGCGAGCCGGCCACCGCGCTGATCCTCACGATGACCTACCTGCAGCACCACGCCATCGCACGCAGCCACAGCCGCTGGCCGCCGCACCTGCGCGAACGCGTGCTGCGCGAGGCGGTGGACCGCGGTGCGCTCATCAACGCGCTGCGCGTGGAGCCCGCGCTGGGCTCGCCCGCGCGTGGCGGTTTGCCGGCCACGGTCGCTCGCCGCGAAGGCAGCGGCTGGAAGATCGACGGGCACAAGCTCTACACCACCGGCATCGAAGGCCTCTCTTGGCTCGCCGTGTGGGCGCGCACCGACGAGACCGCACCGCGCACCGGCGTGTTCCTGGTGCCGCGCGACGCGCCCGGCGTGCGCGTGATCGCGAGCTGGGACCACCTGGGCCTGCGCGCGTCGGGCAGCCACGAGGTGGTGTTCGAGAACGTGGCGGTCGACCTCGGCCATGCCGTGGACCTGCGTGCGCCGGCCGACTGGGCGCCCGACGCCGGCAGCCAGACCGACATCGACGCCCATGCCACGCAGCAGGCCTGGATGACGGTGCTGCTCGCGAGCCTCTATGACGCGGTGGCACAGGCCGCGCGCGACTGGCTCGTGAACTTCCTGAACCAGCGTGCGCCCGGCAGCCTGGGCGCGCCGCTCGCGAGCCTGCCGCGCGTGCAGGAGCATGTGGGCGAAATCACCGCGCTGCTGCGCACCAACCGCGTCTTGCTCGACGATGCCACCCGCGCCGTGGACGAAGGCCGCGCACAGCCCGCCGCCGAGAGCGGCCTCGTCAAGTACACCGTGACGAACAACGCGATACGCGCCGTCGAGCTCGCGCTCCAGCTGAGCGGCAACCATGGCCTCACGCGGCAGAACCCGCTGGAGCGGCACTACCGCGACGTGCTGTGCAGCCGCATCCACACGCCGCAGAACGACGCAATCCTCATTGCCGCAGGCGTGCGTGCCTTGCTGAACCCTGGAGCCGCCGCATGACCGACCTGATCTTTTCGAAGGCCTCGCGCCGCAACTGGCTCAAGCAGGGCGCCGCCTTCTCCCTCGCCGCCACTGGCGCGCTGCGCGCATGGGCGCAGCCGCAGGCCGCGCTGGTGCTCGGCGACCAGGCGGGCGGCTTGCGCGCGCTGTTCGAGGCATCGAAGGCACTCGAGGCTGCGCCCTTTGCCTACAAGTGGGCCAACTTCCAGGGTGCGGCGCCGCTCTTCGAGGCGCAGCGCAGCGCGGCAGTCGACACGGCCGTGGCCGGCGACCTCCCGGTGCTGGCCGCGGCTGTCGGCCGCACGCCGCTCAAGATCGTCGCCACGCGCGTGGGCAAGGCCGATGCGCTCGGCATCGTGGTGCAACCCGATTCCCCGTTGCAGAAGGTGGCCGACCTGCGCGGCAAGACCGTGATCGTGTCGTCCGCGCGCGGCAGCATCTCGCAGTACCAGCTCTACGGCGCGCTCGAAGAAGCCGGCGTGCGGCGCGACGAGGTCACGGTGAAATTCGTGCTGCCGACCGATGCGGCCGCAGCCTTCGCCTCGAAGCAGATCGATGCCTGGGCCGTCTTCGATCCCTACTACACGATCGCGCTGCAGCAGGGCGGGCGCATCCTGCGCGACGGGCGCGGCATCAACACGGCGCTGGGCTTCATCACCGCCAGCGAGCCGTCGCTGGCCGACCCGACCAAGCGCGCGGCCATCGTGCAGTTCCTGGACCGGCTCGCGCGCGCCGGCGAATGGGCGCTGGCCAATCCGGAGGCCTATGCGCAGGCCTACAGCCAGCTCACGCGCCTGCCGATCGAATCGGCCCGGATCATCACGGCGCGCGCCTCGGTCACGGGCCGTCCGGTGTCCGAGGCCGACATCGTCGCCCTGCAGACGGTGGCCGACCGATCGGCGCGCGACGGCATCCTGCCGGTGCGCGTGGACGTGCGCGCCATCACCGACGCGCAGGTCTGGAAACGGCCGGCGTGAGCGCGGCACCCGGCATTGCGCCGCTGCGCGAATTCGTGGGCGCGTTCGGCCGCCTGCTCGACGCTGCGCCCGACGAGCCCCGCATCCTTCATGAAGGCGGGGCCCTGCTGCGGGCGCTGGTCGCACGCGACGACTGGCTGCCCGATGCCTTCGCCCAACCCGACCCGGTGCACTACCGGCAGTTCCTGCTGCACGCCGACAGCACCGAACGCTTCTCGGTCGTGAGCTTTGTGTGGGGGCCGGGCCAGGCCACGCCGGTGCACGACCACACGGTGTGGGGCCTGATCGGCATGCTGCGCGGCGCCGAATACAGCCAGGGCTACGCGCTGGGGCCCGATGGCCATGCCCGCCCCGAGGGCCCGGTCGTGCGGCTGGATGCGGGGCGCGTCGAGGCCGTGTCGCCCCGCGTCGGCGACCTGCACCGCGTGCACAACGCGCACGCCGACCGCGTGTCGATCAGCATCCACGTGTACGGCGCCAACATCGGCGCCGTGCGGCGTCATACTTACCCGGCCGAGGGCGGACGCAAGCCCTTTGTCTCGGGTTACTCCAACACGCTTCTTCCCAATCTGTGGGACCGCTCCGCCGAACTCAGACCGACGACCGCCGCATGACGACCACTGCATCCGCCTTTCCCCTCGTGACCTTTGCCGCCGTTCGCGCACGCCTCGACGCGCGGAGCGAAACCGCGCTGCTCGACGTGCGCGAGGAAGATCCCTTTGCGCAGGAACATCCGCTGTGGGCCGCGAACCTGCCGCTCTCGCGCATCGAGATCGAAGCCTGGCGGCGCATTCCGCGGCTGGACACCTTCATCGTGCTGTACGGTGCGCACGGCGG
The Variovorax sp. OAS795 genome window above contains:
- a CDS encoding ABC transporter substrate-binding protein, with translation MKTDLSMDRRRLLQAAAAWGTVVATAGAQAAAPARDLAGVTLRVGTYKGLWRPLLQASGQANTPYRIDWRELNNGVLHIEAINGDALDLGSGSEIPPVFAARQKSSVKLVAVTHEDLNNQATLARKDSPIRSIADFKGKRVGYVRATTSHYYLARQLAEAGLSFSDIQAVSLTPSDGLSAFARGDLDAWAIYGYNGQLARTQYGARTIKTGVGYLSGNFPIYANPRALDDALRRAALSDLLQRLQRSFAWINGNFLAYARAQSAETRVPVGDLVELFNGRSGDYSLGPVTDAVVRSHQQVADTFLKIGVLDGPADVRPLWDRSFENVLRLPAA
- a CDS encoding acyl-CoA dehydrogenase family protein; translated protein: MSALPLRRPPATKEHPAPAAVDAVDVALLARLSAQFAATAADHDRSAAFPRPNFEALQSHGLVGLVAPAAYGGQGATLATARRVIAAVARGEPATALILTMTYLQHHAIARSHSRWPPHLRERVLREAVDRGALINALRVEPALGSPARGGLPATVARREGSGWKIDGHKLYTTGIEGLSWLAVWARTDETAPRTGVFLVPRDAPGVRVIASWDHLGLRASGSHEVVFENVAVDLGHAVDLRAPADWAPDAGSQTDIDAHATQQAWMTVLLASLYDAVAQAARDWLVNFLNQRAPGSLGAPLASLPRVQEHVGEITALLRTNRVLLDDATRAVDEGRAQPAAESGLVKYTVTNNAIRAVELALQLSGNHGLTRQNPLERHYRDVLCSRIHTPQNDAILIAAGVRALLNPGAAA
- a CDS encoding ABC transporter substrate-binding protein, translated to MTDLIFSKASRRNWLKQGAAFSLAATGALRAWAQPQAALVLGDQAGGLRALFEASKALEAAPFAYKWANFQGAAPLFEAQRSAAVDTAVAGDLPVLAAAVGRTPLKIVATRVGKADALGIVVQPDSPLQKVADLRGKTVIVSSARGSISQYQLYGALEEAGVRRDEVTVKFVLPTDAAAAFASKQIDAWAVFDPYYTIALQQGGRILRDGRGINTALGFITASEPSLADPTKRAAIVQFLDRLARAGEWALANPEAYAQAYSQLTRLPIESARIITARASVTGRPVSEADIVALQTVADRSARDGILPVRVDVRAITDAQVWKRPA
- a CDS encoding cysteine dioxygenase produces the protein MSAAPGIAPLREFVGAFGRLLDAAPDEPRILHEGGALLRALVARDDWLPDAFAQPDPVHYRQFLLHADSTERFSVVSFVWGPGQATPVHDHTVWGLIGMLRGAEYSQGYALGPDGHARPEGPVVRLDAGRVEAVSPRVGDLHRVHNAHADRVSISIHVYGANIGAVRRHTYPAEGGRKPFVSGYSNTLLPNLWDRSAELRPTTAA